The DNA window TGATTTATAATTATTGCCACGGGCGGAGCCATGTGTTGCTCCACCGCTCGAGTGGCTCGgttttttccttattttttatacataaaattttgtccaattTTCTTCTAGCTTGGGTACTCCATTTGTCAATACCTAAGTCAACCCTGGCTTAGAAAATTCTAGCCCAGGTAAAAATGAAAACCCGGCTCCGCCATTGATTATTACCCTTAGGCTTGGCAACTAAAAGGGTCCAAAGCATTTTCTTTATCTGTACATAGGTATGCAGTTCAATTTGGAATAATGTCCAAAGGTTAATGTTTAAAAAGAGAGTGTAATTGTATAATTAAAGTCTcaagatatatttatatacaaccctgcaaataataatttatttcacACACACAAATATCTTTGTGTTTGTATATTATTACCGTTCCATGTATGCTTTGTTCCTCAGTTCAGTGTCTATTTCGACTTCTGGTTATGCCTAGACAAGATGTTTGTAAGTGCAAGAAGTAAAGTGAAATCTCATTTGAACATGCTGAAACATCAtaatttgtttcatgctttctCATAGTTTTTATTCTAGTCTTGATGTTTTCACGCTTTCCCATAGTTTTTGCTAGATTGATTGGTCGTGTGTGAAGAAATGTAGTTTATTATTGGACACAGAGAGATTCATGTTGTTTGGACAAGGAATGGAGAACCTGCATCTTGTAAATATTGAAGCACTCAGCCAAATGCGTCTCATGCAAAAGCAATCTGTTTTTCTTGTGCCTTTTTTTTCAAGGATCAAGATTGATGACACATTGATTCAATCCGAGGGGATTGAGTCTCTTACTGAGGAGGAGCTTCGTCAAGCATGTCGAGATCGTGGCTTACTTGGATTACTTTCAGTTGATGAAATGCGTCAACAGGTTTCTTCAATATTTCAAAGCCTTTTTCAAGTTCCAGAGAAAAGTTTCCATTTTGATAAACTCATTATTTTATTGAACCAGAAAGAACCTAGTTGATTTTGTAACAGGCAGAAGTGTGCCTAAATACACTCATATTATGATGAATACCTATTTCTTTTATAAGAGTATCAGACTCTGCTGGTGTAAAAATGAGGATAGGGaagttgataaatttttgaTATAAGTGACAGAGCCTGAAAGTTCCTGTGACGTCAAATAATGCACTTTCTATATGGAaaatgtgatattatatgtgtgtgtgtgtgtgtgtgtgtttttttttttttatataagtgACAGAGCCTGAAAGTTCCTGTGATGTCAAATAATGCACTTTCTATATGGAAAATGtgatattatgtgtgtgtgtgtgtgtgtgtgtgtgtgtgtgagcgAGAAGAGGACctattttaaaaagtttagtTTGAGTGTTTTTTGCTGTGATTGTTGTAAGTCTGTGCTTGATAGATTGAGGGTGGTTGTTAGTTTCCTTCTACAAATTTATGTTTAGCTCCATGCTCTCATTTCATACAGTTATTGTGGTAACATAGTTCGCTGCAATTTCTCAGCCCATCATCGACTTTGTATTATAGCAGTGCTTTTCCTTTGTGAATCTGCAGATAGGATCTTCCAGTATACTATTATTTTCTGGAGTTAATAAAAGGTTTACTGGTATCTCCCGTTGATggatatttatgtttattgcaGTTGCGAGATTGGCTGGACTTATCTCTCAACTATTCTGTACCATCATCTTTATTAATTCTTTCCAGGTAACTAAAACTTCCACAAGCTACGTGGGTGAATGTCAAACAGtattgatttttaatattttatttttggtatCTTGTTCAGAGCATTCAGCGTCTCTGGTAAATTAAAGCCAGAAGAAGCTGTTCAAGCTACACTCTCATCTCTGCCTGATGAAGTTGTGGACACGGTTGGTGTCACTTCTTTGCCTTCAGAGGATTCAGTCTCTGAAAGGAGGAGAAAGTTAGAGTTCCTAGAAATGCAAGAAGAATTAATTAAGGTCTGTTTAGGCTCTTAATTGTTTAATTCTAATGAACTGATTGCAAAAATGGGCAGTGAAAGATAACTACAACAAAATCTTCTTCGATCATTTATGATGCTTTTCTCTTCAAATATTCcctctctatttttttttctgtttccATTGAAAATATTGACAAGCTGGAAAGGATTTCTGGAATGTATCAACTACTTTAGATCTGCATCATGCTGTCTTAATCTGATCCACACGCCCTAGTAGTTTTATCATGCTGTCATGATTTAAGATCATATGTGCTCATCGTGTTCTAGGTGTCAATAATGTACTGTATTCAACCAAATGTCATAGAATTTGTTATTTCaatcttttgttctctcttttGTGTGAGTGTGAATGTGACCTCGATAAAGTTTCCATCGTGAAGTTTTTCTTTTCATTCTTCTCAGTAACCGTAGAGTTTATTGTTACAGGAGGAGGAAGAGAAAGAGGAGGAGGAGCAAGGTAGGTTGAAGGAATCTGTCATAGGCCAGAAGGATGTAGCCTTGGAAGAGATGATGACCGCAACTGCAAAAGAAACAGAAGATCATGAAAAAACTAAAACTTCGGATAAACAAGAGCAACTTTGCGAGCTTAGCCGTGCATTGGCTGTTCTAGCATCAGCATCGGTGTGACTTCGTTCTTGATTGTTATCTGTTGCTAATCACCACCTGTCATAAACTTTTTATTATCTTTGCTGCCTTTTCAGTCTGTAAGCAGGGAGCGTGAGGAGTTCTTGCGACTTGTCAACAAAGAGGTAATTATTCCATTAGTTTTTACCATTTAGCTTGGGAACAAAAGCATTGAAGATTGCTATTGTGTTTTGTGCCTGGTAATTGGGTTAAAGCAAAAATTGCACCGTAATTCAACACTGTCAAGTCTTTATTTTTCTTCTCCGATTTGATCTTTATCTTGATTCTCATTTCTTCTAATCTTTTCACGATCACATCTTTTTGTGCCATAAACTTCCTGGGTCTTCTCGTTCTTTCTATTCAACGCTGTCAGTTGGACTTTTTCTTTGTTCTGTCCGTTGGAAATGCCTACTTGCATGTGGGTTGTAGGTAAAGGGATTGAAAGTTATTTCATTATATAAGCTATGAACGTAGTAGTTACATTTATCAATTATAGTTTTTTGGCACAGCCTGATTTCCATTGATATAAGTTTATATAATTAACAATAAAGTGCTATGGTGCTTAACATTTGGATCTTGTGCAAAATAGTCTAATGAAATGAGGAAAATTGGCGATTATATGCATATCTCGCCtgaatcttgatctctcatctcttCAAGCATCTCATTTTTGTCCACTGTACACAATAGTCCAAAAAACTGTTCTCACTTTAAAATGTTATGAATTGCATGAAGGCTGTGTCACTGTATTATTGACTAGTATAGATGTGATGATTTTGCTTTTCAATTTATGTAAAGCTATCAAGGTTTCTAATTAATAAATGTCAAGTTGGTATCTTAGTAGCTCTATTTTGTGATCTCACTTTGAAATTGAGTTTGCAGATAGAGTTGTACAATAGTGTGGTTCAGAACGAGGGTACTGATGGAGAAGAAGAAGCCAAAAAGGCTTATATAGCAGCCAGAGAGGAAAGTGATCTTGCTGCTGAGAAAGCTACTGGTGATAAAGTTTCTTCAGCGCTTATAAACAAGGCAAGGCTTATTTCTGGATATTTTGGATTTGCTATTTAATAAGATAATACGTAATTATTTGCATTTAATTGAGAGGAAGGCAACATATGCATAGATTTGAAAAATTTACTGGGATTTTACCTACTAGGTCGATGTTATGCTTCACAAGCTTGAAAAGGAAATTGATGACGTGGATGCCAAAATTGGTGACCGGTGGAGGTTGCTCGACAGGTAATAGTATTTGCTAATTGGTAAAGGTGTTTTCGAGGTTTAGTACAACTCAACTTTCAATTTctgtgtttaaataattatatgctCAATGCCCATGCATTAAGTTTTAAAGCATTTGATTAATTTTTCGTATATCCATTTAAGTTTCAAGTTTCTTGACAACTTTTATTCTTTGCTGCGCATTCGCACCGTTGAGTCTATGCACTTGGTAAGGGAATCAAAAAGTTAGATGATTTCTAATTTAAGGCCAGGGTACAAAATCTTTTTTTATCACCTGCCAATTACTGTGTAGTGGATCTGCGGAATTGTTATAATACCTATTTTGTGGACTTAATTCATACTTTTTCAATTAGAAATACAATTTTGAAGACTATCGTTTGTACAGTACAGtctatttattttctcaactcttgttaaaataatcttccctgtaAAAACACTGGGATTTTAGATTTCAAGCACAACTCATCGGTCTTTCCGTTTCAATATGAAAAATACAAGAGTGGTCTGAACATCGCAGCTTTCACTTAGTGGAATAGCAGTTAAGATACTTTGAAAAAAGTACGTGTTTTTTGCTTTTGCATTTGGAGAGAGCATAGAGTTACTGTGCTCAAGAAGTCACACGTGTTACTGGATTTGGGATGTTGTGCTTGAGAAGTGAGAAAATTCCTCCAGAATTGTCACCACAGTTTCAGCGGCATTTGGTTCATAGAAATGAAGCTGAATTTTTTTCTTGACTTCATGTTTCATCTAGTGATCTTGAAGTCAGCGTGGTGGTTGTAGACACGGTTTATGactttactttttttttttccgctaAGTTTCCATCCTGTGTTTCTACCGAAATATCCATAATTTTCCTACTTTTGAGCAATTTAACAACTCTTGACACTATAGtggttttgaaatttatttactTTCTGGAAAACCTTGTTTTTTCTTCAGTTTCGTTAAAAATGTATGAAAACTCATCTCGATTCTTCAGTTTACACAAAATTATCTCTTTTTgctttaatgatttttattcgTTTATTGAGTTTTTCAGAAATTAAACTAGATTTTTGTGGCTCTCGGAATTTTCTCCAAAAATTTCTGAGATCTAGAGATTTCAAACTCAATTCATAAAGAAAATCTTATCCAGCATCCTGCAACTATTTGCTTTGATATCCATTGGCAGGGATTATGATGGCAAAGTGACTGCTGAGGAGGTTGCATCAGCTGCTATGTACCTTAAAGACACCCTAGATAAGGAGGGTATTCAAGAATTTATCAGCAGTCTTTCCAAGGATAGAGGTTCGCACACACTTTTGTTACTTATTTGGGTACAAACCTTTCATGTAACATAAATTTTAAAGTCGTGACAACAATGGTGGATGTGGACCCTGTCAATTCTACACTAAAAGGAGATTTGACCCCCTCCTATTGATGTAAGAATTTGTGCTGTTTGTTTGGAAATGGACAAGTATTGTTGGTAGAGTTGTGTTGACTTGAAGGCTTGAAGCTCTCTAGAAAGAACAATGATATCATATTGAATCTCCCTACAGCTGACAAAAATTACAAGGGGGGATGACTTCTTGCATTGATAAAATACTATAAAAAATCTCAATTGGGCTGAGTCTATAGTTCTATTTGTGATGGATGTTTTAGTTTTTACCGTCTGTATTGTTGTTTGTATCTGTTAATAGTTACCTTCATCTTTTTTTTAGTGCTCAGCATGATTGCTAATGCTTACAATCCTGATATTTGGTTTCTAACTCACGTTTCCGCTTTTTCTATTTCTAACAGAGGGCAAAATTCTTGTGGAAGATATAGTTAAATTAGCCGATCAAACAGAAGATGCAGAAGCAGAAGAAGCAAAAAAAGCTTAGGCCTGAGTTTtgttaatatataaaattttctgGTTCGTTCGGCTTCGGTGAATTTCATTTTTCCCCTTTTGTCGGTGGACAACTTTGCACTATTACGTATGGATGAACTGAAACTTTAATATGGGTTCTTCTATCGTAGCCGCTAGTTGCAAAGGAAGTGATATATATAAACTCAGATAGAAGCTagtaattttcattatttaatttttgctATACAGTATATCTCAATCTTGTTCTCTTAAAGTGACTATGTACTTTGATTCTTGTTTATGTGATTTTGTCCATGAAAGATCTTAAGATAGAAGTTAATTGGCttataatatttgaataaaTAGCTCACTTTTGATCCATACATTActtaatatttatatttcttCATTTGTAGATTGCCATATTTTAAtagttatattatattatattcatTTAGTGAATGTATAGATTGctttgttttaataattatattcattttcaaatctTCGTCTTCCAATCTAGGTTAGTTCCATTTCTTCCATTGCATAAAtatgaaaattgaaaaacatcTTGATGTCAAATTAATCCTGCTGTCAATGTTTAAacgaaaaaaaattcatttagtATTCCATTGGCCATCAACTCGAAACAAGCCAAATTCTTGCTCTGGCGACCAGGTTTTTGTGATGTGCTACTGAGAATGACTCAGTGACATTCATAGACTCTTAGAATTCAAGTTCATCTTCTTGAGCTCTGATTGCAATCACATTTGTTCATGTATGAGGGGTACGCATATCTTGAAAGTTTAACAGAAAATGGTGCTGAGTGCGTATTGGATTTCCTGCTACTTATTTattataagaaataaataaatatatgtggATATCAAAGAGGAATAGAATgccaaaaaatatataaattcttACATTAATGTAGCAGTGTTGAACTGAGAATCATGTAATTATTACTGCCGATATGTTGTTCTGTAGATCAATCTCTTGAAGCTGTCTGTCTGCTAATTCTGCCACTCATTTCTAGGTTGTGCTCATACGCATTGTTCCTCAATTTCCTGTCAACTACAATAAGATCACACATATATTGGAAAATTAATTGATTGTTGtttgataaatataaataaaaaattatattgaatTGTTCATTCCTGCTGATCATTGGTTCCATAGATTACATGCTGAATCCGAGGCAAGCTGAAAATCTTTGGTGTCTGAGACCCCTTAAGGGGTACATGTTCATAACTTGGAAGTATTGGAACCCAAGCTCAAATATTCGTTCGCTGAATACTATAAATGCCTATGTTCTGTCAAACTCTACGTTATATAGAATTCATATTTGCGTCAACAGATCTATTGGAAACTCAGAGTGGTAACTCTTACATTTACGAACGATGCCGGGCTTCAGACGACGAGCTGGATTTTCTTTAATCGGATATGTTGTTTCTCGTCTGCAGCGATTGTGCCACGTATCTGAGCCAGTTTCAAGTCCCCATGTTCCTTGGCGAGCCTTGCAATGAGAAATGAAAGTTGCTCTTTCTTGGAATGAAGTGTAGATGAATGCTAGGTATGGGGTTGTTCTCCGTTTGAGGATCCTGCCAATTAATAACCGCATGAGGgggaaaaaattattataactAAAGACTCCCTAAATTTTTTCACAAACATATTCATCGACATTTGCCGCATAAGATATTTTCACAAGATAACTATTGCGTGTGCCATTGACTGATAAGATCTCACCATGCCTGAACCGATAGATACCGCGTGGTTCTCTCTATTTGCTTCATGTCAACGCGTCCCGTAAGATAAAGGTCTGTGTTGAGAAGGTCACCATGCCTATTCTCTTCAGCAGTCCAAATAGCCCAAGGAGTGAGGCTTGCACCCGTCTCATCTCGAACTGTATCTAAGGTGTTAATCATGGTCTGATAAGTCGGAAGCGCTTCCTCTGTAATCATATCACCAACCAACACGACAAAATACTCATCGGGGATTTCTTTTGATCTTTGCCTCACTTCCTTGACTTGGTCTTCAAACCCTTCTGAAGCAGGGTCTGGTAAAAAGTCGCTAGGCTTTGAAGACTTCTCAACGTAATTTAGGAGCACCAAGAGGTCACTTTCAGCCCAATCTTTAAGAGAATCGAAGATTTCACGCTTTTCTGGTGGCATGGAATGGGTGACCTGAACATGTACTTCTCGAGGGTGGACTGATAGGCTTCTCGACGTTTATGATATCTCAGCATTCGATTAATCGAAACGTTTCAGACGTACAACAGAACAATAATGTGCAATGAACCGCAAGAATAGAGTAAAAATTTTATGGTTGTGAGTGATACAATCAGTGAAAAGAAACAATACAGTAGTTCCATCACTTCAGTTTATCTTTTCCCACGATTAAGTCACAAActtggagtttgacaaactaattcaCAAATCTTTGTCATTTTTTCTAAAATCTTTTCTCGTTTCTTGTTCATCTAGGAGGAAACTAGGGAGTTGGAAGGCAGATGAGACACTAAAATAATAATTGGTGGCACAAAAGTGTCCAAATCAATAAAGAACTGAACGAGTTATACCAACTACTCAAATTGCTTGTAAACAAAAGGTCAATAACACTGTGACAATATGCTAAAGGCAAACAAACTATCCATTGACGATATCAGAAACCATGACTACTTCACAATATATCTTCACAAATTAACTCCATAAAATAATCTAAAATTATAAACTAttaaataccatatttttttaaaaataataaaaaaacaaatttatttattatcttttatatttttgtatttATGACTTATTCTTTCACTTACCCAAAATATATCCAACAATATTGCTTCCTTCTTTTACCTATCTGTTATTTTGGTTTGttcataataatatttttataataattatataacatTTTAGTGGATCGgcatttgatttaattaattagtaaCTATATATATGCGTTTTTAGTTAATTAGTTATAtacattataaaataaaaaaaaaatgaaaacacaAAAGAATAAGAAGTCGCATAAAACTTAACCAAGTACTAGAAGGATCCGGTGGTGACGTCTATTACATTATTTATGTGCATAATATATACTCTCAAACTTATATACAAGACAGATTTATGCATGGATACGTTCAAGTAATCACATGTACGTAGCTTAAAATTTCATGCGGACAAATACTTGTAAAATAGTTGTTCGAATATTTCCAACTCCTTAACCGGCAATGCAACCGAAACATTCACCCCGCCGCCACCAACGTCAGAAAATAGCAGGATAATATCCTTTCTATGGTACACCACTGGACAACTATACGCTGGCTTCCCCCACGGATACATTACTTCATCAAACCCTAATTTCCACCAAGAAGAAATCAACACCTCTCCATTTGGGAACCCTCTGTGAACCTCTCCCCAATCTATGACGGACCTCGCGTATTCGTCAGTCATTCTGGCAGCCCCATCCGAGATCATGTCGACCAGCTTTGAGAAAGGATAGTCTTCCAGGTCCATGCACTTTGCTGACGCGTAAGCGCTGAGTACCGCGTTTCCGCAGTAGGAATGTGGCAATGGAGGGTTCAGTCTAGATCGTATGTCCACGGCGTAGAGGATCGTGTAGACCCGATCCCAGTTGTTCTGGACAGGATTTGACAGGAATTTGCATCTCCAGATGTGCGCGGTCACCACGTTGAAGCTGGTGATCTTCGTTGTTTTGTTGGTTTCGCAACCAGATTTTGCTTTCTGTTTCAGGTAACTGATGTCACTCGGGCTGAGATTAAAGATTTTGAAGTCTAGATCTTCATCATCGCTAGCAAATACTGGACGCTGTTCCCTGATGTGATTGAGTTCGAGCATTTCTGGGTGGGGAAAAGTCACTTGCGGAGGAGATCTGGCTGCAAGGAGGCGGCGATTATTGCAAGGCTTGATGGCCAAGGGTGTATCATCAAATGCTTGTGAGGCGaggtttttcaagaaaattatga is part of the Primulina tabacum isolate GXHZ01 chromosome 18, ASM2559414v2, whole genome shotgun sequence genome and encodes:
- the LOC142533821 gene encoding acyltransferase GLAUCE-like gives rise to the protein MPTDYYASHFTYTLYIILYIRKYNNEGKPDLIRNMRTLHQPSIQDLNVKIHHSTLLLSIQETEHDSIFLSNIDKVLNFNVQTIHFFPANPDFPLEVVAARLKNAIQKLMQDPYDFLAGKLNLNRQTGRLEIECDGCGVGFVEASTEYMLEEIVDLVYPNPAYRELIMQSWDNNEDRDQPLCIFQVTSFECGGFALGISTNHALFDGLSFIIFLKNLASQAFDDTPLAIKPCNNRRLLAARSPPQVTFPHPEMLELNHIREQRPVFASDDEDLDFKIFNLSPSDISYLKQKAKSGCETNKTTKITSFNVVTAHIWRCKFLSNPVQNNWDRVYTILYAVDIRSRLNPPLPHSYCGNAVLSAYASAKCMDLEDYPFSKLVDMISDGAARMTDEYARSVIDWGEVHRGFPNGEVLISSWWKLGFDEVMYPWGKPAYSCPVVYHRKDIILLFSDVGGGGVNVSVALPVKELEIFEQLFYKYLSA